From the Fusarium musae strain F31 chromosome 11, whole genome shotgun sequence genome, one window contains:
- a CDS encoding hypothetical protein (CAZy:AA3), with amino-acid sequence MASPTYDYIVVGGGLAGCVLSSRIREYDGAAKILLIEAGKETCGRSDVHNMQVLNLGGELDWQYQSEPVEALMGRRITLNSGKGLGGSSAINSGGWTRGAAADYDAWAALVGDDRYSYKGQLPWFRKSELWFDDKNPDQHGSDGPIRVTCAKATNRVFPLAEKAAAGWEELGVSTLPDGDQNSGNNLGRAYICEARCDGKREWSANQYSLDGVQVRVETFVNRIIIQKIDGNLKATAVELAGGSVVNGQNIIISAGAFRSPQILQLSGIGPKTHLQEFGIEPLVDLPEVGKNLSDHMIFFQHWRLRDPSAGHTIGSANPLFQQPQYSQGVPFDWIVNTRIPREGLAQAIERDEGTKPRESEHIVDLNYLSTEVDKHVFREGLRQLTRFMMKSKFSDQIIGESIPEGLPVEALAVDDSDDKLDQRIAMTGGTSWHPSGTCSMGKVVDTEFRVAGVEGLRVVDASVFPVPLSAHLQAPLYALSEQAAAIITGQV; translated from the exons ATGGCTTCCCCAACTTATGACTACATTGTTGTTGGAGGTGGCCTTGCGGGCTGCGTTCTCTCCAGCCGCATTCGAGAGTACGATGGTGCAGCCAAGATCCTTCTCATTGAAGCAGGAAAAGAAACGTGCGGCCGCTCGGACGTACATAATATGCAGGTTTTGAACCTAGGCGGCGAATTGGACTGGCAGTATCAGTCAGAGCCCGTTGAAGCACTTATGGGACGACGGATCACTCTCAACTCCGGAAAAGGTCTGGGCGGCAGCTCTGCTATTAACTCAG GTGGCTGGACTCGTGGTGCTGCAGCAGACTACGACGCGTGGGCAGCCCTCGTTGGGGATGATCGCTACAGCTACAAGGGCCAGCTACCGTGGTTCAGGAAGTCCGAACTCTGGTTCGATGACAAGAACCCGGATCAGCACGGCAGCGATGGGCCCATCCGTGTAACTTGTGCCAAAGCAACCAATCGCGTGTTCCCTCTCGCTGAGAAAGCCGCTGCTGGATGGGAAGAGCTTGGCGTTTCAACACTGCCAGACGGCGACCAGAACAGTGGGAATAACCTCGGGCGCGCATACATCTGTGAGGCGAGATGTGATGGTAAACGCGAGTGGTCTGCCAATCAGTATTCATTGGATGGAGTCCAAGTTCGTGTCGAGACTTTCGTGAACCGTATCATCATCCAGAAGATCGATGGGAATCTTAAAGCTACTGCTGTTGAGCTGGCTGGTGGTAGCGTTGTCAATGGTCAGAACATCATAATCTCCGCTGGTGCATTCCGCTCTCCTCAGATTCTTCAGCTCTCTGGTATCGGCCCGAAAACCCATCTTCAAGAGTTTGGCATTGAGCCACTCGTCGATCTTCCAGAGGTTGGCAAGAACTTATCCGATCATATGATATTCTTCCAGCACTGGCGGCTGCGTGATCCTTCTGCTGGGCATACTATTGGGTCCGCCAACCCTCTGtttcaacaacctcaatACTCGCAAGGCGTACCTTTTGACTGGATCGTCAATACCAGAATTCCACGAGAAGGCCTTGCTCAAGCTATTGAAAGAGACGAAGGGACAAAACCGCGTGAATCTGAGCAC ATAGTGGATCTCAACTATCTCTCCACCGAGGTTGACAAACATGTGTTCCGAGAAGGATTGCGCCAGTTGACGAGATTCATGATGAAGTCCAAATTCAGTGATCAGATTATCGGAGAATCTATTCCCGAAGGACTCCCAGTGGAAGCTCTTGCAGTGGATGATAGTGATGATAAGTTGGATCAGAGGATAGCTATGACTGGCGGCACCTCGTGGCACCCTTCAGGTACTTGCTCCATGGGGAAAGTGGTTGACACAGAGTTTCGAGTTGCAGGCGTTGAAGGACTTCGGGTTGTTGACGCATCAGTCTTCCCTGTCCCACTGAGCGCACATCTTCAAGCCCCCCTCTATGCTCTCTCGGAGCAGGCAGCAGCTATCATAACTGGGCAGGTGTAA